TTGCCTTGGCACACCGTCAAACGCATTGACAAAGCTAGGTTGGTTCGGGAGTTGCCTGAAGTCGATTACGGTTCGCTCAGAACTCTGGTCATGGATGAGTTCGCATTGCACAAGGGGCACCGCTACGCCTCCGTCGTAGCCGATGCGGACACTCGGCAAGTGCTTTGGATCGGTGAAGGGCGCAGTCGCGAATCCATACGCCCCTTCTTTGAATCACTGGGCGAACACTGCGATCAAATCGAAGCGGTCGCGATGGATCAGAACAGCGCCTTTGACCTGGAGGTGAAGATGCACTGCCCGAATGCGGAAGTCGTCTACGACCTTTTTCATGTCGTTGCCAAATACGGCCGTGAAGTCATCGACCGAGTCCGCGTGGATCAGGCCAATGAACTAAGGCAGAACAAGTCGGCTCGCAGAGCGGTCAAACGTAGCCGATGGTTACTTCTAAAGAACAAGGACAACCTCAATGAAGAAGAACTTGTCAGGCTCGAAGAGCTGATGAATGCCAACCAATCCTTGGCTCAAGTCTACGTCCTGAAAGAACAGCTCAAAGAACTATGGCGAAGCTCAAGCATCTGGGGCGCCTTCAAACGCTGGCGCACATGGTGGAGGATGTGCCGTGAGTCCAAAATCAAACCCCTGCTCGCCTTCGCTGATAAACTCAGACCCTACCTCCGTGGAATCATAGCCTCAGCCAAATACCCACTCAACACCAGCGTGCTCGAGGGCATGAACAACAAGATCAAGGTCATCAAAAGAACCGCTTATGGCTTCAGGGATACGGAATACTTCTTCCTCAAGATTAAGCATGCTTTCCCCGGGAAATGACGATGAACCAAAAAAAAGACATAGCCTAGAATCGATCATGCGTATTCTGCGGGCCTCTGAAACGGGAACGTCAGTAAGCGACTTGTGCCGCGAGCATGAGATCACCGATCAGACGTTTTATCGTTGGAGGCGTAAGTATGCGGGCATGGAGCTGTCGGACGCGCGCAAGCTCAAAGAACTACAGGATGAAAATCGCCGCCTGAAGGCGTTGGTTGCCGACCAGGCCTTGAACATAGAAGTATTGAAGGAGATAAACTCAAAAAAATGGTAAGCCCGGAGCGCAAGAGAAGAACGGTGGCGTCGGTCCTTGAAGAGGGGCCGTGCTCGATGCGCCGGGCTTGTCGCTATCTCGGGCTTGCCCGTTCGAGCTACTATTATCGGGGTTTGTCGAAGTCCGATTACGAGAAGGCTCTGGTGGAACGAGTCGGCGAACTGTCGTTGAAGCATCCGTGCTACGGCTATCGCCGGATCAGGGCACTGCTCGTGCGCGAGGGCTGGCGGGTGAGCCGGAAGAAAGTCCAGCGT
The nucleotide sequence above comes from Puniceicoccus vermicola. Encoded proteins:
- a CDS encoding transposase, which produces MLSPGNDDEPKKRHSLESIMRILRASETGTSVSDLCREHEITDQTFYRWRRKYAGMELSDARKLKELQDENRRLKALVADQALNIEVLKEINSKKW
- a CDS encoding ISL3 family transposase → LPWHTVKRIDKARLVRELPEVDYGSLRTLVMDEFALHKGHRYASVVADADTRQVLWIGEGRSRESIRPFFESLGEHCDQIEAVAMDQNSAFDLEVKMHCPNAEVVYDLFHVVAKYGREVIDRVRVDQANELRQNKSARRAVKRSRWLLLKNKDNLNEEELVRLEELMNANQSLAQVYVLKEQLKELWRSSSIWGAFKRWRTWWRMCRESKIKPLLAFADKLRPYLRGIIASAKYPLNTSVLEGMNNKIKVIKRTAYGFRDTEYFFLKIKHAFPGK